The bacterium sequence GACCAATAAAGCCCTCGCGGCAGCTTTTCATTGGTCACATCAATATGATCTTGCGATCAAACAATATCGCTATACACTCGATTTAGATCCCAATTTTCCGGAAGCTTATGCTTCTCTGGCCGAGATCTATGACGACACAGGAATGTTTGGCGAAGCTATCACGGCGATGCAAAGATATTTAATGCACGCCGGCGATGAGGAAGGTGCGGTAGTACTGGGTGATGATTTTCAAGCGCACGGCTATCACATCGCAATGCGATCTTTGTACCACAAGACTCTCGAAGGGTTGAAGAAGAGCTCAGAGAACGGGAACTATGTTTCACCGATGAACTTTGCATACATCTACGCTTACCTTGGCGATAAGGATCAGGCGTTCGCCTGGCTTGAGAAGGCATATCAGGAGCGCTCTCCCTGGCTTACGAATCTGAAAGTCGATCCGCAGTTTGAGAACCTCCGGACAGATTCTCGTTTCAAGATATTGCTGCGGCGGATCGGATTACTGCAATAGTTATTTCACTTCGGTCGTCCGCATTTCTCCGGGTTCAATTCACGGTAGAGCCAGGCTTTTGCGTTCAGCCACTCTCGTTTAATCGTGATCGGTGATAAACCAAGCACTTCGGCGGTCTCATCTACGTTCAATCCAGCAAAGTAGCGCATCTCCACGATCCGGGTCTTACGCGGATCCAACCTCGCGAGCCTGCCAAGCGCTTCGTCCAATGCCAAAAACTCGCTCGTCCGTTCCTCCGACACAATAGCAGTATCGTCTATGGAAACATGACGGACACCACCGCCGCGTTTGGCAGAGCGGCTGGAGCGGGCGTGTTCCACCAAAAGACGCCGCATCAACTGTGCCGCCATTCCAAAGAAATGGACCCGGTTCTCCGGAGCAGCGTCCTCCTTACCGGCCAATCTTATGTACGCCTCATGGACTAGGTCTGTGGTTTGCCATGTGTGATCCGGTCTTTCGCGCCTCATGTACTTGTGGGCTAACCGGCGAAGCTCCGAGTAAACCATCGGCATCAGCTTATCAATCGCAGATTGGTTTCCGTTCCGCCAGTCCACCAAAAGCTGAGTGAATTCATCTGTGGCGGCATTCATGGGCTGTTTTGTAAAGTATAACACCGCGGAATTTCTATCGATCAAAGAAGTGTTGCTGGTGTCTGACTGGTCGGGTGATCCGTAGGTAACCTGAACGGAACGCTTGCCGCCGAGCGCAAACAGGACCGAGCTAAATGTGAAGATGGAGCTTCCCTGCCGGTAAGCCCGGCAAACGGGATACTTTTCGTTGTCTTTGGACTTCAACATGCTCTTGATGACTTCTTCCGAAATCCCGGTCGCTTGAAGATTCAATCGTGATGTCAAAGAGAGAAGACGCGTTTCGCTGTTATAGCCTTTCGTTTCACCTGCGAGCATTTTCCGGTGAAACTCTTCCTGCCATGGTTTCACATCATGATTCACCATCGCATGATTCGTATGGTAAACGATTCTGCCATCTTCTGTAGGACTGTAACGAATCACCTGATTCGCAGATGCTTCGAAATCGTAAACTTTGTCTTCAAGTCCCAGGACATAGTTTTGGCCGGATGCATGTTTCACGTTTTGCAGGAACTCCAGCGCGTCTTCCGCCGATGACTTGCTCAATAATCCGCGGATCACGCACGCAACAGGCAATTCGTCGCTCGAAGCTTTCAGTTCCATCAAAGTATTCACGCAGACTCCAATCCCGTTGCGGTTCATTCCGGTCAACGCGATCAGACCCGCGCTCGAAAGCACATACTGTTCAGGTTCTCGATCTGTTCCGGCCAGATGAAACAGCACCTGATATCCATGTGTGTAGGTTTCGATATCCATATTCTGAGCAACATATGCGGGACGATCGGCGGTTGCTGCTACTGCAATGGCGCTGCAATGATGGTTCGTGACGTTCTCCAGTCTATCCAGATACACCCAGAACTCATCCACGAGCTGGAACGCGAAAACATCATTCACTTTTTGTCCGGAACCTTCTGCATTTATTTCTTCCATCAGGCCCGGTGTGTGCTTTTCTATTGCCGGCTTGAAATTCGTGCTGCCGAGGAAATCCGCAATCACTGTATC is a genomic window containing:
- a CDS encoding sigma-70 family RNA polymerase sigma factor, whose protein sequence is MNAATDEFTQLLVDWRNGNQSAIDKLMPMVYSELRRLAHKYMRRERPDHTWQTTDLVHEAYIRLAGKEDAAPENRVHFFGMAAQLMRRLLVEHARSSRSAKRGGGVRHVSIDDTAIVSEERTSEFLALDEALGRLARLDPRKTRIVEMRYFAGLNVDETAEVLGLSPITIKREWLNAKAWLYRELNPEKCGRPK